The bacterium DNA window GTAACAAAAGGGTGAGGATGAGGACAACTGTTCTGAAGGTTGATTGGTTCATTAGCGGCTCCTTGTAGGTTTAATCCCAAATTCCAGATTCCAAAGGATTTATCCAGGATCCAAAATTTACCCTGTGTAACCCAGTGGTGCAGCCTGGAAATGGCTGCGCTGTGGTAAATCAGCTTTTGATCTCATTCTACGTTCTCGGTTCTGCGTTCTACATTCTGATTTTCCCGCTTTCCTTCAGATCGTATCCTGTGAGTTCGTCAGCCATTTCCTCGAACACCTCTTCCCTGAGGAGAGCAAGCAGGTCCTGGACCTGAGGGAGAAAAAAGTTTTCTTTCCTGACAATAAGGTCGAAACGTTCCTGGCGAATGGGTAGAAAATCACAGCCGGTCAGGCGCGCTGCTGCTTTAATACCGAAACCCGCGTCCCCTCGACCGGTGTGGATGGCCAGGGCTGCGTCAAGGTGGCTTTGGACAGGGATACCCCTTGTCAGCAACGGTTCCGGGTCAACCCCCAGTCGGTCCATCTCCATGTCCATGAGAGTCCTGGTGCCTGTGCCAACTTCCCTGACAGCCCATCTCAAGTTTTTTCCGAAAGCATCGGACAGACGGCTGACTGCCTGCGGGTTTCCCGGACCGAGAAGAACCCCCTGAGTCCGTTCGGCGAAGGTGACAACGGCGATATCTTCCCCGAGATATTCCCTGATGTGGTCTGTGGCATACCCCCCCAGGGGGTCCACCAGGTGAACGCAGGCGATATGTACCAGCCCCTTTTTAAGGGCCATAAGGCCATCCCTGCTTCCGGCCCTCGATTGCAGGACCAGTATATCGGGGAACCTCTTATTAAATAGTGCCGTGAGCTTTACAAGGAGGGGGTCATCGCTGCCGGCGATGAGGAGGAGGCTGCCGGCGGCCTTAAGGAACGGTTGTGTTTCAGGCATGTTGATAACGCTGGATTCCAGCCACCTGTCAACAAGGTGCCCGGGGAAAAGCCATTTGC harbors:
- a CDS encoding helix-turn-helix transcriptional regulator, which translates into the protein MTTDEQFMDTQQVAQYLGVHEKQVYTLIHDRGLPATKITGKWLFPGHLVDRWLESSVINMPETQPFLKAAGSLLLIAGSDDPLLVKLTALFNKRFPDILVLQSRAGSRDGLMALKKGLVHIACVHLVDPLGGYATDHIREYLGEDIAVVTFAERTQGVLLGPGNPQAVSRLSDAFGKNLRWAVREVGTGTRTLMDMEMDRLGVDPEPLLTRGIPVQSHLDAALAIHTGRGDAGFGIKAAARLTGCDFLPIRQERFDLIVRKENFFLPQVQDLLALLREEVFEEMADELTGYDLKESGKIRM